A single region of the Streptomyces vilmorinianum genome encodes:
- a CDS encoding DUF2469 domain-containing protein, which produces MSAEDLEKYETEMELKLYREYRDVVGLFKYVIETERRFYLTNDYEMQVHSVQGEVFFEVSMADAWVWDMYRPARFVKQVRVLTFKDVNIEELNKSDLELPSS; this is translated from the coding sequence ATGAGCGCCGAGGACCTCGAGAAGTACGAGACCGAGATGGAGCTGAAGCTCTACCGGGAGTACCGCGACGTCGTCGGGCTGTTCAAATACGTGATCGAGACCGAGCGACGCTTCTACCTCACCAACGACTACGAGATGCAGGTGCACTCGGTCCAGGGCGAGGTGTTCTTCGAGGTCTCCATGGCCGACGCCTGGGTCTGGGACATGTATCGGCCGGCCAGGTTCGTCAAGCAGGTCCGGGTGCTCACTTTCAAGGACGTGAACATCGAGGAGCTCAACAAGAGCGACCTGGAGCTCCCCAGCAGCTGA
- the tsf gene encoding translation elongation factor Ts, with protein sequence MANYTAADVKKLRELTGAGMMDCKKALDEADGNVDKAVEALRIKGQKGVAKREGRSAENGAVVSLISGDNTSGVLVELKCETDFVAKGDKFQAVATALAAHVAATSPADLEALLASEIEPGKTVQAYVDEANANLGEKIVLDRFAQYADGYVSAYMHRTMPDLPPQIGVLVEFDKENAEVAKGIAQHIAAFAPKYLTREDVPAEVVESERRIAEETTRAEGKPEAAIAKIVEGRVNGFFKDATLLGQPYALDNKKSVQKVLDEAGVTLKRFTRIKVGI encoded by the coding sequence ATGGCGAACTACACCGCCGCTGACGTCAAGAAGCTCCGTGAGCTCACCGGCGCCGGCATGATGGACTGCAAGAAGGCTCTGGACGAGGCCGACGGCAACGTCGACAAGGCCGTCGAGGCCCTGCGCATCAAGGGCCAGAAGGGCGTCGCCAAGCGCGAGGGCCGCTCTGCCGAGAACGGCGCCGTCGTCTCCCTCATCTCCGGCGACAACACCTCCGGTGTCCTCGTCGAGCTGAAGTGCGAGACGGACTTCGTCGCCAAGGGTGACAAGTTCCAGGCCGTCGCCACCGCGCTCGCCGCCCACGTCGCCGCCACCTCCCCGGCCGACCTCGAGGCCCTGCTCGCCTCCGAGATCGAGCCCGGCAAGACCGTGCAGGCGTACGTCGACGAGGCCAACGCCAACCTCGGCGAGAAGATCGTCCTGGACCGCTTCGCGCAGTACGCCGACGGCTACGTCTCCGCGTACATGCACCGCACCATGCCGGACCTGCCCCCGCAGATCGGTGTTCTCGTCGAGTTCGACAAGGAGAACGCCGAGGTCGCCAAGGGCATCGCGCAGCACATCGCCGCCTTCGCGCCGAAGTACCTCACCCGTGAGGACGTCCCGGCCGAGGTCGTCGAGTCCGAGCGTCGCATCGCCGAGGAGACCACCCGCGCCGAGGGCAAGCCCGAGGCCGCGATCGCGAAGATCGTCGAGGGTCGCGTCAACGGCTTCTTCAAGGACGCCACGCTGCTCGGCCAGCCGTACGCGCTGGACAACAAGAAGTCCGTCCAGAAGGTTCTGGACGAGGCCGGTGTCACCCTGAAGCGCTTCACGCGCATCAAGGTCGGCATCTGA
- the pyrH gene encoding UMP kinase: MNQDAAQGDDIHGNKAGRFMLKLSGEAFAGGGGLGVDPDVVHKIAREIAAVVRDGAEIAVVIGGGNFFRGAELQVRGMDRARSDYMGMLGTVMNCLALQDFLEKEGIDSRVQTAITMGQVAEPYIPLRAVRHLEKGRVVIFGAGMGMPYFSTDTTAAQRALEIDAEALLMGKNGVDGVYDSDPKSNPDAVKFDALEYGEVLSRDLKVADATAITLCRDNNLPILVFELLAEGNIARAVKGEKIGTLVSDQGTRA, encoded by the coding sequence ATGAATCAGGACGCCGCTCAGGGCGACGACATCCACGGCAATAAGGCCGGCCGCTTCATGCTGAAGCTGTCCGGTGAGGCATTCGCCGGCGGCGGCGGTCTCGGCGTCGACCCCGACGTCGTGCACAAGATCGCGCGCGAGATCGCGGCGGTCGTACGCGACGGAGCGGAGATCGCGGTCGTGATCGGCGGCGGCAACTTCTTCCGCGGCGCCGAGCTGCAGGTACGCGGCATGGACCGGGCGCGCTCCGACTACATGGGCATGCTCGGCACCGTCATGAACTGCCTCGCCCTCCAGGACTTCCTGGAGAAGGAGGGCATCGACTCCCGCGTCCAGACCGCCATCACCATGGGTCAGGTCGCGGAGCCGTACATCCCGCTGCGCGCCGTGCGCCACCTGGAGAAGGGCCGCGTGGTCATCTTCGGTGCCGGTATGGGCATGCCGTACTTCTCCACCGACACCACGGCCGCCCAGCGTGCCCTGGAGATCGACGCCGAGGCCCTGCTCATGGGCAAGAACGGCGTGGACGGGGTCTACGACTCCGACCCGAAGAGCAACCCCGACGCGGTGAAGTTCGACGCGCTCGAGTACGGCGAGGTGCTCTCCCGCGACCTCAAGGTCGCCGACGCCACCGCCATCACCCTGTGCCGTGACAACAACCTTCCGATCCTCGTCTTCGAACTGCTCGCCGAGGGCAATATCGCGCGCGCGGTGAAGGGTGAGAAGATCGGCACTCTCGTGAGCGACCAGGGCACCCGGGCCTGA
- the dprA gene encoding DNA-processing protein DprA, producing MTPDAERFARAALTRIVEPGDEHAGRWLRHYGAVGFLQHLRDPAAAASPATGPFPGTGEKRIDGWRRRAADTEPRRDLDAVDRLGGRFVAPGDTEWPRQLDDLGDARPVGLWIRGPADLRSWALRSVAVVGARACTPYGAHMATTLASGLAERGWVVVSGAAFGIDGAAHRGALAAQGATAAVLACGVDIPYPRGHAGLIGRIAEQGLVIGELPPGSHPTPSRFILRNRVIAALTRGTVVVEAEYRSGSLVTARSAGRLGRHTMGVPGAVTSGLSAGVHELLRGDATLVTDAAEVIELIGDMGQLAPARRGPVLPRDLLAPDTARVLEALPAGRPTPVPEIADRAGTTTDDTLVRLYELHSLGFVQRQGDDWQLTNSPPEEANARRGGT from the coding sequence ATGACCCCCGACGCGGAGCGCTTCGCCCGCGCCGCCCTCACCCGCATCGTCGAACCCGGCGACGAACACGCCGGCCGCTGGCTCCGCCACTACGGAGCCGTGGGCTTCCTCCAGCACCTCCGGGACCCCGCCGCAGCCGCCTCCCCGGCCACGGGCCCGTTCCCGGGCACCGGCGAGAAACGAATCGACGGATGGCGGCGGCGCGCCGCGGACACCGAACCCCGGCGAGACCTCGACGCCGTCGACAGACTCGGCGGCCGGTTCGTCGCACCCGGCGACACCGAATGGCCCCGACAGCTCGACGACCTCGGCGACGCCCGCCCCGTCGGACTCTGGATCCGCGGCCCCGCCGACCTGCGGAGCTGGGCCCTGCGCTCCGTCGCCGTCGTCGGCGCCCGCGCCTGCACCCCCTACGGCGCGCACATGGCCACCACCCTCGCCTCCGGGCTCGCCGAACGCGGCTGGGTCGTCGTCTCCGGCGCCGCCTTCGGCATCGACGGCGCCGCCCACCGAGGAGCCCTCGCCGCCCAGGGCGCCACCGCCGCCGTCCTCGCCTGCGGCGTCGACATCCCCTACCCCCGAGGCCACGCCGGACTCATCGGCCGCATCGCCGAACAAGGCCTCGTCATCGGCGAGTTGCCACCCGGAAGTCACCCCACACCCAGCAGATTCATCCTCCGCAACCGTGTCATCGCCGCACTCACCCGCGGCACCGTCGTCGTCGAGGCCGAATACCGCAGCGGCTCCCTCGTCACCGCCCGCAGCGCCGGCCGCCTCGGCCGCCACACCATGGGCGTCCCCGGCGCCGTCACCAGCGGCCTCTCCGCAGGCGTCCACGAGCTCCTGCGCGGCGACGCCACCCTGGTCACCGACGCCGCCGAAGTGATCGAACTCATCGGCGACATGGGTCAGCTCGCCCCCGCGCGCCGAGGACCGGTACTGCCCAGGGACCTCCTCGCCCCCGACACCGCCCGCGTCCTCGAAGCCCTCCCCGCCGGCCGCCCCACCCCGGTACCGGAGATCGCCGACCGGGCCGGGACCACCACCGATGACACCCTCGTCAGGCTGTACGAACTGCACTCCTTGGGGTTCGTCCAACGGCAAGGAGATGACTGGCAGTTGACGAACAGCCCTCCTGAAGAGGCGAACGCGCGGCGAGGCGGTACTTGA
- a CDS encoding NUDIX hydrolase: MTGTPGSARARARAQEQEQAQSRSQERELRRVARVVLLDPHDRILLMHGYEPDDPKQTWWFTPGGGLEGDETREEAALRELAEETGITEVELGPVLWQRICSFPFDGRRWDQDEWYYLARTTQTATAPGGLTELEARSVAGLRWWTSAELSAARETVYPTRLAELLHKLLDEGPPSVPVVLAPEIV, from the coding sequence ATGACGGGTACGCCAGGTTCGGCGCGGGCGCGGGCGCGGGCCCAGGAGCAGGAGCAGGCGCAGTCACGGTCGCAGGAGCGGGAGCTGCGGCGGGTGGCGCGGGTCGTGCTGCTCGACCCCCACGACCGCATCCTCCTCATGCACGGATACGAGCCCGACGACCCGAAGCAGACCTGGTGGTTCACGCCCGGCGGCGGCCTGGAGGGAGACGAGACCCGCGAGGAGGCGGCGCTGCGCGAGCTGGCCGAGGAGACCGGGATCACCGAGGTCGAACTCGGGCCCGTCCTCTGGCAGCGGATCTGCTCCTTCCCGTTCGACGGGCGGCGCTGGGACCAGGACGAGTGGTACTACCTGGCGCGAACCACCCAGACCGCGACGGCCCCCGGCGGCCTCACCGAACTGGAGGCGCGCAGCGTCGCGGGGCTGAGGTGGTGGACCTCCGCCGAACTGTCGGCGGCCCGTGAGACGGTGTACCCGACCAGACTCGCCGAGCTGCTGCACAAGCTGCTCGACGAAGGACCCCCGAGTGTGCCGGTGGTTCTCGCCCCGGAAATCGTTTAG
- a CDS encoding TetR/AcrR family transcriptional regulator produces the protein MAEHRTMQRGALLDAARSLLSEGGTEALTFPALAERTGLARSSVYEYFRSRAAVVEELCAVDFPVWAAEVEAAMAQADTAEGKVEAYVRKQLELVGDRRHRAVVAISASELDNGAREKIRAAHGGLVAMIVEALADLGQAQPRLGAMLLQGVVDAAVRRIELGAAEEPDDIAEAAVSMALRGVAG, from the coding sequence GTGGCCGAGCACCGGACGATGCAGCGCGGCGCCCTGCTGGACGCCGCGCGATCCCTGCTGTCCGAAGGCGGTACGGAGGCGCTGACCTTCCCCGCCCTCGCCGAGCGCACGGGCCTGGCCCGTTCCTCGGTGTACGAGTACTTCCGCTCCCGCGCCGCCGTGGTCGAAGAGCTGTGCGCCGTCGACTTCCCCGTCTGGGCGGCCGAGGTCGAGGCCGCGATGGCCCAGGCCGACACGGCCGAGGGCAAGGTCGAGGCGTATGTGCGCAAGCAGCTCGAACTGGTGGGGGACCGACGCCACCGGGCGGTCGTCGCGATCTCCGCGAGCGAGCTCGACAACGGCGCCCGCGAGAAGATCCGCGCCGCCCACGGCGGCCTCGTCGCCATGATCGTCGAAGCCCTCGCCGACCTCGGCCAGGCCCAGCCCCGCCTCGGCGCGATGCTCCTCCAGGGCGTCGTGGACGCGGCCGTACGCCGCATCGAGCTGGGCGCCGCGGAAGAGCCGGACGACATCGCCGAGGCCGCGGTCTCCATGGCGCTCAGGGGCGTCGCGGGCTGA
- the whiG gene encoding RNA polymerase sigma factor WhiG, with product MPQHTSGSDRAAVPPAARGTVRPPAPTSLDELWRSYKDTGDERLREQLILHYSPLVKYVAGRVSVGLPSNVEQADFVSSGVFGLIDAIEKFDVERSIKFETYAITRIRGAMIDELRALDWIPRSVRQKARNVERAYATLEARLRRTPSESEVAAEMGIALEELHAVFSQLSLANVVALEELLHVGGEGGDRLSLMDTLEDTAADNPVEVAEDRELRRLLARAINTLPEREKTVVTLYYYEGLTLAEIGHVLGVTESRVSQIHTKSVLQLRAKLADVGR from the coding sequence ATGCCCCAGCACACCTCCGGGTCTGACCGCGCTGCGGTGCCCCCAGCAGCCCGGGGCACCGTGCGACCGCCCGCACCGACATCGCTCGACGAGCTGTGGCGGTCGTACAAGGACACGGGCGACGAGCGACTGCGCGAGCAGCTGATCCTGCACTACTCGCCGCTCGTGAAGTACGTCGCCGGCCGCGTCAGCGTGGGGCTGCCGTCCAATGTGGAACAGGCCGACTTCGTCTCCTCCGGAGTCTTCGGACTGATCGACGCCATCGAGAAGTTCGACGTCGAGCGGTCGATCAAGTTCGAGACGTACGCCATCACCCGCATCCGCGGCGCGATGATCGACGAACTGCGCGCCCTCGACTGGATTCCCCGCTCCGTACGCCAGAAGGCACGCAACGTCGAGCGCGCCTACGCCACCCTCGAAGCGCGGCTGCGACGCACCCCCTCCGAGAGCGAGGTCGCCGCCGAGATGGGCATCGCCCTCGAGGAACTGCACGCTGTTTTCAGCCAGTTGTCCCTGGCGAACGTCGTGGCGCTCGAAGAGCTGCTGCACGTGGGAGGTGAGGGCGGCGACCGGCTGTCCCTGATGGACACACTCGAGGACACCGCGGCCGACAACCCGGTCGAGGTCGCCGAGGACCGCGAGCTGCGAAGGCTGCTCGCCCGGGCCATCAACACACTCCCCGAGCGGGAGAAGACCGTCGTCACGCTCTACTACTACGAAGGCCTCACCCTGGCCGAGATCGGCCACGTCCTCGGTGTCACCGAGAGCCGGGTCAGCCAGATCCACACCAAGTCGGTCCTGCAGCTGCGCGCCAAGCTGGCCGATGTGGGACGCTGA
- the rpsB gene encoding 30S ribosomal protein S2 has product MAVVTMRELLESGVHFGHQTRRWNPKMKRFIFTERNGIYIIDLLQSLSYIDRAYEFVKETVAHGGSIMFVGTKKQAQEAIAEQATRVGMPYVNQRWLGGMLTNFSTVYKRLQRLKELEQIDFEDVAASGLTKKELLVLSREKAKLEKTLGGIREMQKVPSAVWIVDTKKEHIAVGEARKLHIPVVAILDTNCDPDEVDYKIPGNDDAIRSVTLLTRVIADAVAEGLIARSGAATGDQKPGEKAAGEPLAEWERDLLEGEKKADEAEKPAEAAAEAEAPAAEAAAEAPAADAEQA; this is encoded by the coding sequence ATGGCCGTCGTCACGATGCGGGAGCTGCTGGAGAGCGGCGTCCACTTCGGTCACCAGACCCGTCGTTGGAACCCGAAGATGAAGCGCTTCATCTTCACGGAGCGCAACGGCATCTACATCATCGACCTGCTCCAGTCGCTGTCGTACATCGACCGCGCCTACGAGTTCGTCAAGGAGACCGTCGCCCACGGCGGCTCCATCATGTTCGTCGGTACGAAGAAGCAGGCCCAGGAGGCCATCGCCGAGCAGGCGACGCGTGTCGGCATGCCGTACGTCAACCAGCGTTGGCTCGGTGGCATGCTCACCAACTTCTCCACCGTCTACAAGCGTCTGCAGCGCCTCAAGGAGCTCGAGCAGATCGACTTCGAGGACGTGGCCGCCTCCGGCCTCACCAAGAAGGAGCTCCTGGTCCTCTCCCGCGAGAAGGCCAAGCTGGAGAAGACCCTCGGTGGTATCCGCGAGATGCAGAAGGTGCCGAGCGCCGTCTGGATCGTCGACACCAAGAAGGAGCACATCGCCGTCGGTGAGGCGCGCAAGCTCCACATCCCGGTCGTCGCGATCCTCGACACCAACTGCGACCCCGACGAGGTCGACTACAAGATCCCGGGCAACGACGACGCGATCCGCTCCGTCACCCTGCTCACCCGTGTGATCGCCGACGCCGTCGCCGAGGGCCTCATCGCCCGTTCCGGCGCCGCGACCGGCGACCAGAAGCCGGGCGAGAAGGCCGCGGGCGAGCCGCTCGCCGAGTGGGAGCGCGACCTGCTCGAGGGTGAGAAGAAGGCTGACGAGGCCGAGAAGCCGGCCGAGGCCGCTGCCGAGGCCGAGGCCCCGGCCGCTGAGGCTGCCGCCGAGGCTCCGGCCGCGGACGCCGAGCAGGCCTGA
- a CDS encoding YifB family Mg chelatase-like AAA ATPase, translating to MGFARTCSVALVGVEGVVVEVQADLEAGVAAFTLVGLPDKSLTESRDRVRAAIVNSDAEWPQKKLTVGLSPASVPKGGSGFDLAVAAAVLGAAERIDPRVIADLVLIGELGLDGRVRPVRGVLPAVLAAAEAGYRQVVVPEQTAGEAALVPGISVLGVRSLRQLIAVLSDEPVPQEEPAEEGRPDAMLAGLLVPGAGVGTGLAADPLDGPDLADVAGQHGARRALEVAAAGSHHLLLSGPPGAGKTMLAERLPGILPPLTRQESLEVTAVHSVAGILPPGEPLVRRAPYCAPHHSATMQSLVGGGNGLPRPGAVSLAHRGVLFLDEAPEFSGKALDALRQPLESGHVVVARAAGVVRLPARFLLALAANPCPCGRHTLHGAGCECPASLIRRYQARLSGPLLDRIDLRVEAEPVTRSDLLGQGGRGEPTATVADRVREARARAAARLADTPWNVNSEVPGHELRTRYLVGPGALAAAERDIERGLLTARGLDRVLRVAWTVADLAGHDRPDAHDVDLALELRTGITRGVPVGAGDFS from the coding sequence ATGGGATTCGCCCGCACCTGCTCCGTCGCCCTCGTCGGCGTCGAAGGCGTCGTCGTCGAAGTCCAGGCCGACCTCGAAGCCGGCGTAGCCGCCTTCACCCTCGTCGGCCTCCCCGACAAGAGCCTCACCGAAAGCCGCGACCGCGTCCGGGCCGCCATCGTCAACTCCGACGCCGAATGGCCCCAGAAGAAACTCACCGTCGGACTCAGCCCCGCCTCCGTCCCCAAGGGCGGATCCGGCTTCGACCTCGCCGTCGCCGCGGCCGTCCTCGGCGCCGCCGAGCGCATCGACCCCCGAGTCATCGCCGACCTCGTCCTCATCGGCGAACTCGGACTCGACGGCCGCGTCCGGCCCGTACGCGGCGTCCTGCCCGCCGTCCTCGCCGCCGCCGAAGCCGGCTACCGACAAGTCGTCGTCCCCGAACAGACCGCCGGCGAAGCCGCCCTCGTCCCCGGAATCTCCGTCCTCGGAGTCCGCAGCCTGCGCCAGCTCATCGCCGTCCTCTCCGACGAACCCGTCCCCCAGGAGGAACCCGCCGAAGAAGGCCGCCCCGACGCCATGCTCGCCGGACTCCTCGTCCCCGGCGCGGGCGTCGGCACCGGCCTCGCCGCCGACCCCCTCGACGGACCCGACCTCGCCGACGTCGCCGGACAGCACGGCGCCCGCCGAGCCCTGGAAGTCGCCGCCGCCGGCAGCCACCACCTGCTGCTCTCCGGACCACCCGGCGCCGGAAAGACCATGCTCGCCGAACGCCTCCCCGGCATCCTGCCCCCACTCACCCGCCAGGAGTCCCTCGAAGTCACCGCCGTCCACTCCGTCGCCGGCATCCTCCCGCCCGGCGAACCCCTCGTCCGCCGCGCCCCCTACTGCGCACCCCACCACTCCGCGACCATGCAGTCCCTCGTCGGCGGCGGCAACGGACTCCCACGCCCCGGCGCCGTCTCCCTCGCTCACCGCGGCGTGCTCTTTCTGGATGAAGCACCCGAATTCTCCGGAAAAGCACTCGACGCCCTGCGCCAGCCCCTCGAATCCGGACACGTCGTCGTCGCCCGCGCCGCCGGCGTCGTCCGGCTCCCCGCCCGCTTCCTGCTCGCCCTCGCCGCCAACCCCTGCCCCTGCGGACGGCACACCCTGCACGGCGCCGGATGCGAATGCCCCGCCTCCCTCATCCGCCGCTACCAGGCACGACTCTCCGGCCCCCTCCTGGACCGCATCGACCTGCGCGTCGAAGCCGAACCCGTCACCCGCTCCGACCTCCTCGGCCAAGGCGGCCGCGGCGAACCCACCGCCACCGTCGCCGACCGCGTCCGCGAAGCACGAGCCCGCGCCGCCGCCCGCCTCGCCGACACCCCCTGGAACGTCAACAGCGAAGTCCCCGGACACGAACTGCGCACCCGCTACCTCGTCGGCCCAGGAGCCCTCGCCGCCGCGGAACGCGACATCGAACGAGGACTCCTCACCGCCCGAGGCCTGGACCGCGTCCTGCGCGTCGCCTGGACCGTCGCCGACCTCGCGGGACACGACCGCCCCGACGCCCACGACGTCGACCTCGCCCTCGAACTGCGCACCGGCATCACCCGAGGCGTACCCGTCGGAGCAGGAGACTTCTCATGA
- a CDS encoding M23 family metallopeptidase has product MHFTTLLLTLALAWPLGPPRPEIIRTWEPPAGPYGPGHRGLDLAAPPGAPVHAAATGVVTFAGSVAGRGVLTITLPDTGAPPLRTTYEPVTPQVPAGTKVTRGQQVATLTPPPTASPHCPRSCLHWGLRRGDTYLNPLLLLRQGPSRLLPVTGVP; this is encoded by the coding sequence ATGCACTTCACGACACTGCTGCTCACCCTCGCCCTCGCGTGGCCCCTGGGCCCGCCGCGCCCCGAGATCATCCGCACCTGGGAACCGCCCGCCGGACCGTACGGCCCCGGCCACCGCGGCCTCGACCTGGCGGCCCCACCGGGCGCCCCGGTCCACGCGGCGGCCACCGGCGTGGTCACCTTCGCGGGCTCGGTGGCCGGCCGCGGAGTCCTCACGATCACCCTGCCGGACACCGGGGCCCCACCCCTGCGCACCACGTACGAACCGGTGACCCCCCAGGTCCCGGCCGGCACCAAGGTCACCCGCGGCCAACAGGTCGCCACGCTCACTCCCCCACCGACCGCGAGCCCGCACTGCCCGCGGTCCTGCCTCCACTGGGGTCTGCGCCGAGGCGACACGTACCTGAATCCACTGCTCCTGCTCCGACAGGGGCCATCGAGGCTGCTCCCGGTGACGGGGGTGCCCTAG
- a CDS encoding YraN family protein, protein MNATNTTTATNATNTTTATNATNTTTATNATNATHGSRATHALGRYGEALAVRLLTEAGMTVLARNWRCGRTGEIDIVARDGDTVVICEVKTRREGAFEHPMAAVTPTKTDRLKRLAACWLDRHGGPPPDGGVRIDLVGIVLPRRGAPVVTHAQGVA, encoded by the coding sequence ATGAACGCCACGAACACCACGACGGCAACCAACGCCACGAACACCACGACGGCAACCAACGCCACGAACACCACGACGGCAACCAACGCCACGAACGCGACGCACGGATCCCGCGCGACCCACGCACTCGGACGGTACGGGGAAGCACTGGCCGTCCGCCTGCTCACCGAAGCGGGCATGACCGTCCTCGCACGCAACTGGCGCTGCGGACGCACCGGAGAGATCGACATCGTCGCCCGCGACGGCGACACCGTCGTCATCTGCGAGGTGAAGACCCGCCGCGAGGGCGCCTTCGAACACCCCATGGCCGCCGTCACCCCCACCAAGACCGACCGGCTCAAACGACTCGCCGCCTGCTGGCTCGACCGCCACGGAGGACCACCACCCGACGGCGGCGTCCGCATCGACCTCGTCGGCATCGTCCTGCCCCGCCGCGGCGCACCCGTCGTCACCCACGCCCAAGGGGTGGCGTGA